In Balneolales bacterium ANBcel1, one genomic interval encodes:
- a CDS encoding DUF5989 family protein — translation MEYISDLWYFMKERKKFWLAPIIIVILLLGLLIVFGGNSPIAPFIYSIF, via the coding sequence ATGGAATATATATCGGATCTGTGGTACTTCATGAAGGAGCGGAAGAAATTCTGGCTGGCTCCGATCATCATTGTCATTCTGTTGCTGGGCCTGCTGATCGTGTTCGGGGGCAACAGTCCGATCGCGCCGTTTATCTATTCCATTTTTTAG
- a CDS encoding GDSL-type esterase/lipase family protein — MAKKEHHKKKQGGKRAERKTLTRGKKVAFTLVTICIPLLFFGILEGSLRLAGYGGETGLFIKPDRHQGRYVQLNPHYHEKFFHRTTTFTAGRGSVFLAEKPDNGFRVFVLGASTTEGFPYGFNGGFPLVIQDMLEDVLPGRHVEVVNLGITATNTYTLYDQAREIIRHEPDAIFIYSGQNEFYGALGIASAENIGRFPGFVRFNLRLYRYRTFLMLRDAMGWVSGQAGRLSGESDEEHGTLMQRMAQRHAIPLDSRLFEAGKRQYAGNLDAILSTFGKRDIPVFLSSLVSNLKDHPPFYSVGAEGHPPAAEVFAGAGEAYDEGRYGEALEAYRHARDLDALRFRAPAAFNDIVRRQADRHGARYVPMKERMSEHAENGIIGFDLMLEHLHPNREGYALMAEIFVEQLLKAGLPGLRPDRSRLGTADHYRRAMYHTELDENIVRHRVLMLTHSWPFVDTVDPAGYPANYVPENFADQLAFRHVREEMEWHQAKTEMAQWHLDNGRHNDALDEMRGIIRVVPYEADPYELAARMAVEAELLDEAADFLEEAYRIRPSHYAVRTLGWVEATRGNSRRGAELLEEAWRRDRSDHASLYRASVAHAAAEQFDRAVELADQLAAINPQFPNLEQWRGHLSHIMSVRAERQASARSANGQEP, encoded by the coding sequence ATGGCAAAAAAAGAACATCACAAGAAAAAGCAGGGTGGAAAGCGGGCAGAGCGCAAAACGTTGACGCGCGGGAAGAAAGTGGCGTTTACCCTCGTTACCATCTGCATTCCGCTTCTTTTTTTCGGCATCCTTGAGGGATCTCTGCGTTTGGCCGGGTACGGCGGCGAAACCGGTCTGTTTATCAAACCGGATCGGCACCAGGGCCGGTACGTGCAGCTTAATCCCCACTATCACGAGAAGTTTTTTCACCGGACAACCACGTTCACCGCCGGCAGGGGCAGTGTCTTTCTGGCCGAGAAGCCGGACAACGGGTTTCGCGTCTTTGTTCTGGGAGCATCGACCACCGAGGGGTTTCCGTACGGTTTTAATGGCGGTTTTCCACTGGTGATCCAGGATATGCTCGAGGATGTGCTTCCCGGTCGCCATGTGGAGGTCGTCAATCTCGGCATTACGGCTACCAACACCTACACGTTGTACGATCAGGCCCGTGAAATCATCAGACACGAGCCCGACGCCATCTTCATATACTCGGGTCAGAATGAATTTTACGGCGCGCTCGGCATCGCGTCGGCGGAAAACATCGGGCGTTTTCCCGGATTCGTACGTTTCAACCTCCGTCTCTACCGGTACCGGACCTTTCTCATGCTCCGGGACGCGATGGGATGGGTATCGGGTCAGGCCGGCCGGCTTTCCGGCGAGAGTGACGAAGAGCACGGTACCCTGATGCAGCGCATGGCACAGCGTCATGCCATCCCCCTGGACAGCCGCCTGTTCGAGGCGGGCAAACGGCAATATGCCGGCAACCTCGACGCCATCCTGAGCACCTTCGGGAAGCGGGATATCCCGGTTTTCCTCTCCAGTCTGGTCAGTAACCTGAAAGACCATCCGCCTTTTTATTCGGTCGGAGCCGAAGGACATCCGCCGGCCGCGGAGGTGTTTGCCGGTGCCGGGGAAGCGTATGACGAAGGCCGGTACGGCGAGGCGCTTGAAGCGTACCGCCATGCCCGTGATCTGGACGCGCTCCGGTTCCGTGCCCCGGCCGCTTTCAACGATATCGTTCGCCGGCAGGCCGACCGCCACGGTGCCCGGTATGTTCCGATGAAGGAGCGGATGAGCGAACATGCGGAGAACGGAATCATCGGATTCGATCTGATGCTGGAGCACCTGCATCCGAACCGCGAAGGATACGCCCTGATGGCCGAAATCTTTGTCGAACAACTGCTGAAAGCAGGGCTGCCCGGACTCCGGCCCGACCGCAGCCGCCTCGGAACAGCCGACCATTACCGGCGTGCCATGTATCACACCGAGCTGGACGAGAATATCGTGCGGCACCGGGTTCTGATGCTCACCCACAGCTGGCCGTTTGTGGATACGGTGGATCCGGCCGGATATCCGGCTAATTATGTCCCGGAGAATTTCGCAGACCAGCTGGCATTCCGTCATGTGCGGGAGGAGATGGAGTGGCATCAGGCAAAAACGGAGATGGCCCAATGGCATTTGGATAACGGCAGGCACAACGACGCCCTCGACGAAATGCGCGGAATCATCCGGGTGGTTCCCTATGAAGCCGATCCATATGAACTTGCCGCGCGTATGGCGGTGGAAGCGGAGCTGCTCGATGAAGCCGCCGACTTTCTGGAGGAGGCGTATCGTATCCGCCCGTCCCATTATGCTGTCCGTACGCTTGGCTGGGTTGAGGCGACCCGCGGGAACAGCCGGCGGGGAGCGGAGCTGCTGGAAGAGGCCTGGCGCAGGGATCGCTCCGACCATGCAAGTCTGTATCGCGCCTCGGTAGCGCATGCCGCTGCCGAACAATTCGACAGGGCGGTGGAGCTGGCCGATCAGCTGGCAGCCATCAACCCCCAATTTCCAAATCTGGAGCAATGGCGCGGCCACCTGAGCCATATTATGTCGGTGCGAGCGGAACGGCAAGCGTCGGCGCGGTCCGCAAACGGGCAGGAGCCGTAA
- a CDS encoding carbamoyltransferase gives MKKILGISAFYHDSAAALVSGSAIVAAAQEERFTRSKHTAEFPVNAIRYCLEEGGLTIDELDAVVFYDKPLLKFERLLETYYAFAPRGLVSFLKAIPLWLREKMFLKKMVYDGLREIGPYDLKRLNLRFTEHHLSHAASAFYPSPYPRAAILTIDGVGEWATAAIGIGDGRQITFLRELEFPHSVGLLYSAFTYYLGFRVNSGEYKLMGLAPYGDPESAQVREFMDVITGRLTAIKPDGSLWMNQNYFSYATGLRMVRDRKWEQLFGFPRREPDHEILQHHCNLALAIQKVTEEIVLKMAREARKLTGETRLCMAGGVALNCVANGLLLRERVFEEVFIQPCSGDAGGALGAALAAAHLYYDIPLTSDKQARNSTGSKTEQQGRHRDTMAGAYLGPSFSDKEIIRMLRHAKAVYRHVADFDELADLVARDLADGKVAGWFQGRMEYGPRALGNRSILADARNPEMQKKLNLKIKFREGFRPFAPSVPAEDAGEYFDLSADSPYMLFTAPVREQHRIPVPDDYHQKPLNEKLYHPRSNLQAITHVDFSARIQTVHEETNPRFAALLRSFKKLTGCALLVNTSFNVRGEPIVCTPEDAWRCFMGTDMDLLVIGNFLMYKTEQPDHANREKWRRAYAPD, from the coding sequence ATGAAAAAAATCCTGGGCATATCGGCGTTTTATCACGATTCGGCGGCAGCGCTGGTATCCGGCAGCGCTATTGTGGCCGCCGCGCAGGAGGAGCGCTTCACCAGGTCCAAACACACCGCGGAGTTTCCTGTAAACGCCATCCGCTACTGCCTGGAGGAGGGAGGGCTGACCATCGATGAGCTGGACGCCGTCGTTTTTTACGACAAGCCGCTGCTCAAATTCGAACGCCTGCTGGAAACCTATTACGCCTTCGCCCCGCGCGGACTCGTTTCTTTTCTCAAGGCTATTCCCCTCTGGCTCCGTGAAAAAATGTTCCTCAAAAAGATGGTGTATGACGGACTCCGGGAAATCGGGCCGTATGACCTGAAACGGCTGAACCTGCGTTTTACCGAACACCACCTCTCCCATGCCGCAAGCGCGTTTTATCCGTCACCGTACCCCCGGGCCGCCATTCTGACCATCGACGGCGTCGGCGAATGGGCCACCGCCGCTATCGGGATCGGCGACGGCCGCCAAATCACCTTCCTCCGGGAGCTGGAGTTCCCGCACAGCGTCGGTCTGCTCTACAGCGCGTTTACCTACTATCTGGGGTTTCGTGTCAATTCCGGCGAATACAAACTCATGGGACTGGCACCCTACGGCGATCCGGAATCAGCGCAGGTTCGCGAGTTTATGGATGTCATCACCGGCCGGCTGACAGCCATCAAGCCGGACGGCTCCCTCTGGATGAACCAGAACTATTTTTCCTACGCTACCGGACTCCGTATGGTCAGGGATCGCAAATGGGAACAACTGTTCGGCTTTCCACGCCGGGAACCCGACCACGAGATTCTGCAGCACCACTGCAACCTGGCTCTGGCCATCCAGAAAGTGACCGAAGAGATTGTGCTTAAAATGGCCCGTGAGGCCCGAAAGCTCACCGGCGAGACCCGCCTCTGCATGGCGGGCGGAGTCGCCCTCAACTGTGTGGCCAACGGACTGCTGCTCCGGGAGCGCGTTTTTGAGGAGGTCTTCATCCAGCCGTGCTCCGGCGATGCGGGAGGGGCGCTTGGCGCGGCCCTGGCTGCAGCTCATCTCTACTACGACATCCCCCTGACATCTGATAAGCAAGCCCGCAACTCCACCGGATCCAAAACAGAGCAGCAAGGCAGACACCGGGACACCATGGCCGGCGCGTATTTGGGTCCATCGTTCTCCGACAAGGAGATCATCCGCATGCTGCGTCATGCAAAGGCGGTTTACCGGCATGTAGCCGACTTCGACGAGCTGGCGGATCTCGTGGCGCGGGATCTGGCCGACGGAAAGGTGGCGGGATGGTTCCAGGGACGGATGGAATACGGTCCGCGGGCCCTGGGCAACCGAAGCATACTCGCCGACGCCCGCAACCCCGAAATGCAGAAAAAGCTGAATCTGAAAATCAAATTCCGGGAAGGGTTCCGGCCGTTCGCCCCCTCGGTACCGGCGGAGGATGCCGGTGAGTATTTTGATCTTTCTGCGGATTCCCCCTACATGCTGTTCACCGCGCCTGTCAGGGAGCAGCACCGGATCCCGGTACCGGACGATTATCACCAAAAGCCGCTCAACGAGAAGCTCTACCATCCCCGAAGCAATCTGCAGGCCATCACACATGTGGATTTCTCCGCCCGCATTCAGACCGTCCACGAAGAGACCAATCCGCGATTTGCCGCCCTGCTGCGGTCATTCAAAAAACTTACCGGTTGCGCGCTGCTGGTCAATACCAGTTTCAATGTAAGGGGAGAGCCGATCGTCTGCACTCCGGAGGATGCCTGGCGCTGTTTCATGGGCACCGACATGGACCTGCTCGTAATCGGCAACTTCCTGATGTACAAAACGGAACAACCCGATCACGCCAACCGTGAAAAATGGCGCAGAGCCTATGCGCCGGATTAG
- a CDS encoding asparagine synthetase B, with protein MTSLTFIPVSAATATGDRSGVRSPRARRKLFALLMLLPALLLFMAASVQVQAQSGWVLIPMDDSQRNHLKAYGVIYQHLEDGHNGKWLLNYRGGSFLAPRSDNIIRRSRVRGVSIEEISAGRANSIIEEVERPNVNMSVVELEEAPRIAVYTPDHTLPWDDAVTLALTYAEVPYETLYNEEILDGALDEFDWLHLHHEDFTGQHGKFWAVYRNQPWYIRQVRDLEEMATNLGFSKVADMKLAVVLTIKDYIREGGFLFAMCSGADTFDIALAAAETDIVPVELDGRPADPDANEKLDFSRTLAFENFEVTLDPAEYRHANIDIPNVQERMAQVDEEMDYFTLFNFSAKWDPVPTMLTQNHVSSIKGFYGQTTAFRKETIKSNVVVLAEAPGRNEIKYIHGNLGEGFFTFYGGHDPEDYTHRVGDPPTELDLFPNSPGYRLILNNILFPAAQKQEMQTHLLREVIRRNYP; from the coding sequence ATGACTTCATTGACCTTCATCCCCGTTTCCGCCGCAACAGCGACCGGCGACCGCTCCGGTGTCCGCTCCCCGCGTGCCCGGAGAAAATTGTTTGCATTGCTGATGCTGTTGCCGGCGCTGCTGCTGTTCATGGCGGCCTCCGTCCAGGTCCAGGCGCAGTCCGGCTGGGTGCTCATTCCCATGGACGACAGCCAGCGCAACCATCTGAAGGCCTACGGTGTCATCTACCAGCATCTGGAGGACGGGCATAACGGAAAATGGCTCCTGAACTATCGCGGCGGAAGCTTCCTGGCTCCGCGAAGCGACAACATCATCCGCCGAAGCCGGGTGCGCGGCGTTTCGATCGAGGAGATTTCCGCCGGGCGTGCAAACAGCATCATCGAGGAGGTGGAGCGCCCCAATGTGAACATGTCGGTGGTTGAGCTCGAGGAAGCCCCGCGAATCGCGGTCTACACCCCCGACCACACCCTGCCCTGGGACGATGCCGTGACCCTTGCGCTCACCTACGCCGAAGTGCCCTACGAAACCCTGTACAACGAAGAAATTCTGGACGGGGCGCTTGATGAGTTCGACTGGCTGCATCTCCACCATGAAGACTTCACCGGGCAGCACGGCAAGTTCTGGGCCGTGTACCGCAATCAGCCCTGGTATATCCGGCAGGTTCGCGACCTGGAGGAGATGGCAACCAATCTCGGGTTTTCAAAGGTAGCCGATATGAAGCTGGCCGTGGTGCTCACCATCAAAGATTATATCCGCGAGGGCGGATTCCTGTTTGCCATGTGCTCGGGCGCAGATACGTTTGATATCGCCCTGGCCGCAGCGGAAACCGACATCGTACCCGTTGAACTGGACGGCCGTCCCGCCGATCCGGATGCCAACGAGAAGCTGGACTTCTCCCGGACCCTGGCCTTTGAAAACTTTGAGGTCACTCTGGATCCCGCCGAGTACCGGCACGCGAATATCGATATTCCGAATGTCCAGGAACGCATGGCACAGGTGGATGAAGAGATGGATTATTTCACCCTGTTCAATTTTTCGGCGAAATGGGATCCCGTGCCCACGATGCTCACCCAGAATCACGTAAGCAGCATCAAGGGGTTCTACGGCCAGACTACGGCGTTCCGCAAGGAGACCATCAAAAGCAATGTGGTGGTGCTGGCCGAGGCGCCCGGCCGCAATGAGATCAAGTACATCCACGGAAACCTGGGGGAAGGCTTTTTTACGTTTTACGGCGGACACGATCCCGAGGATTATACGCATCGGGTGGGCGACCCGCCGACCGAGCTGGACCTGTTCCCCAACAGTCCCGGTTACCGGCTGATTCTCAACAACATCCTCTTCCCCGCCGCCCAGAAACAGGAGATGCAGACGCACCTGCTTCGGGAAGTGATCCGGCGGAATTACCCCTGA
- a CDS encoding SxtJ family membrane protein: protein MNPKTPDSQRTVHTITIGFLVIYLITGWQWTVLAAVAVGVAGLFSKYLAGLIHRGWMLLARLLGYVVPNIILTLVFYLVLLPVALLARLFRKEPPVVLDNRADSMFRRVEKTFGKEDFINPW, encoded by the coding sequence ATGAACCCCAAAACTCCGGACTCGCAGCGAACGGTACACACCATTACCATCGGGTTTCTGGTGATTTACCTCATCACAGGCTGGCAGTGGACCGTACTTGCGGCCGTTGCCGTCGGTGTGGCGGGCCTGTTTTCCAAATACCTTGCCGGACTCATCCACCGGGGCTGGATGCTCCTGGCCCGGCTGCTGGGGTATGTCGTTCCCAACATCATCCTGACACTTGTCTTCTATCTGGTGCTGCTGCCTGTGGCATTGCTGGCACGCCTTTTCCGGAAAGAGCCGCCGGTTGTTCTTGACAACAGAGCGGACAGCATGTTCCGTCGGGTGGAGAAAACATTCGGCAAAGAAGACTTCATAAACCCGTGGTGA
- a CDS encoding ribonuclease E inhibitor RraB: MGKINSESESARLSGYVKAKSVGVERPIVFYIEINDESSAYYMAARLQKEHWEVNVIPTGSCWICLAHAVATPDHQTISDLCDYLSDLSEFYGGTFKRWELDSPY; this comes from the coding sequence ATGGGGAAGATCAATTCAGAATCAGAAAGCGCACGGTTATCCGGCTATGTGAAGGCGAAGTCGGTCGGTGTCGAACGGCCGATTGTTTTTTACATTGAAATCAATGATGAAAGTTCCGCATATTACATGGCTGCCCGGTTGCAGAAGGAACACTGGGAAGTAAATGTTATACCAACCGGCTCCTGCTGGATTTGCCTTGCGCATGCCGTTGCCACCCCGGATCACCAGACCATCAGTGATTTGTGTGATTATCTGTCAGATTTATCGGAGTTCTACGGTGGCACGTTCAAACGGTGGGAGTTGGACTCACCGTACTGA
- the mazG gene encoding nucleoside triphosphate pyrophosphohydrolase, whose translation MAEKRTPTRSFNDLVEIMAILRKECPWDRKQTHESIKDLMVEEIYEAIEAIDNDDPAELRKELGDLLLHVVFHTEIAREAGRFDIGEVIYGIQEKLIRRHPHVFSDTVAGDSETVVRNWEDLKMKEAERSSVLQGVPDTLPALIKAQRMQDKAAAVGFDWNTWQQAWPKLIEEIEEFRQAAESGNEEEKAGEFGDLLFSLVNVGRLAGLNVEDCLRLTNRKFKYRFQHIEKVLSEEGRNIKDTPLEEMDKIWEEAKSL comes from the coding sequence ATGGCTGAAAAACGAACACCAACCCGCAGTTTTAACGACCTTGTTGAGATAATGGCGATACTCCGGAAGGAGTGTCCATGGGACCGCAAACAGACCCATGAATCCATAAAGGACCTGATGGTCGAAGAAATTTATGAAGCGATCGAAGCGATCGACAACGACGACCCCGCCGAGCTTCGCAAAGAGCTCGGTGACCTTCTCCTTCACGTCGTCTTCCATACCGAGATAGCGAGAGAGGCCGGCCGGTTCGATATCGGCGAAGTCATTTACGGCATCCAGGAGAAACTGATCCGGCGCCATCCCCACGTGTTTTCCGATACCGTTGCCGGGGATTCCGAAACGGTCGTGCGCAACTGGGAGGATCTTAAAATGAAGGAGGCCGAACGTTCCTCGGTACTCCAGGGAGTGCCCGATACCCTGCCTGCGCTCATCAAGGCGCAACGGATGCAGGACAAGGCCGCGGCCGTCGGTTTCGACTGGAACACCTGGCAGCAGGCCTGGCCCAAACTCATCGAGGAGATCGAAGAGTTTCGTCAGGCGGCCGAATCCGGCAACGAAGAGGAGAAAGCCGGGGAGTTCGGCGACCTGCTTTTCTCCCTGGTGAACGTCGGCAGGCTGGCCGGCCTGAACGTCGAAGACTGTCTGCGCCTGACCAACCGGAAGTTCAAATACCGGTTTCAGCATATCGAAAAAGTGCTCAGCGAAGAAGGGAGGAATATCAAGGATACCCCCCTCGAAGAGATGGATAAAATCTGGGAAGAAGCCAAGTCGCTGTAG
- a CDS encoding GH3 auxin-responsive promoter family protein yields the protein MSRSVEAAQKKVLSHMLRKGARTEYGKRFGFSSMKGFEEYSQQVPLSTYDDVEPYIERLKNGEQNLLWPARIQNFAVSAGTTGKGKHIPLSEDRLRSDQRFMRKVIISYFRQKPNFLHFFLGSHVSLPGNIERLEPRSNIRIGEISAYLAKLSPGWLSMFQVRSPRTMIQEEWTEKFDRTLEKAVKADIRKIVAIPSWALRFFQRALEITGKQYIREIWPNLRLLICGGEALNTYRPHFNKLLDGLNMDYIENYGASESYFAFSDDLKRTDLRLIVDNGVFYEWIPNPKEHKDDLARQKTVPTWEVEKGVPYSLVVSSNSGLWRYMINDVIEFTDLDQPRIQVVGRVSEIFDRFGEAVESHEAQKALEKTAEQAGAEFSVFTMGGLIDDDIGAPRHFWFVQWVRKPDDIASFTKQLDENLGELNRHYKNRRTSMGIHPPVIFNLSKDALHEWRETHQALHAQTKMPRILDDEEQILHMASLCRRYQEAESL from the coding sequence ATGTCCAGATCTGTTGAAGCGGCCCAGAAGAAAGTATTGTCCCACATGCTCCGGAAAGGCGCACGCACGGAATACGGCAAACGATTCGGCTTTTCTTCCATGAAAGGCTTTGAAGAGTATTCTCAGCAAGTACCGCTCAGTACGTACGATGATGTCGAGCCCTACATTGAACGCCTGAAAAACGGGGAGCAAAACCTGCTGTGGCCGGCCAGGATCCAGAATTTCGCCGTCTCTGCCGGAACCACCGGCAAAGGGAAGCACATCCCGCTGAGCGAAGACCGATTGCGCAGCGACCAGCGGTTCATGCGCAAGGTGATCATCTCCTACTTTCGCCAGAAACCCAACTTTCTTCATTTTTTCCTGGGAAGCCATGTAAGCCTTCCCGGCAATATTGAGCGGTTGGAACCGAGGTCTAACATCCGTATCGGGGAAATCAGCGCGTACCTTGCCAAATTGTCGCCGGGCTGGCTCTCGATGTTCCAGGTCCGCTCACCCCGCACCATGATCCAGGAGGAGTGGACAGAAAAGTTTGACCGTACCCTGGAAAAGGCGGTTAAAGCCGACATCCGCAAAATTGTGGCGATCCCCTCCTGGGCCCTGCGCTTTTTTCAACGGGCCCTGGAGATCACCGGCAAGCAGTATATCCGTGAAATCTGGCCCAACCTGCGACTGCTTATCTGCGGCGGCGAAGCGCTGAATACCTATCGCCCCCATTTCAACAAGCTGCTTGACGGGCTGAACATGGACTATATCGAAAATTACGGCGCTTCCGAATCCTATTTTGCTTTCAGTGACGACCTGAAACGCACCGACCTCCGGCTGATCGTTGACAACGGCGTGTTTTACGAGTGGATCCCCAATCCCAAGGAACACAAGGACGACCTGGCGCGTCAAAAAACGGTACCGACCTGGGAGGTCGAGAAGGGAGTCCCCTACTCGCTTGTCGTGAGCAGCAACTCCGGACTCTGGCGCTATATGATCAACGATGTGATCGAGTTTACCGACCTCGACCAGCCCCGGATTCAGGTGGTAGGCCGGGTTTCGGAAATTTTTGACCGGTTCGGAGAGGCCGTTGAATCCCACGAGGCGCAAAAAGCCCTGGAAAAGACGGCGGAGCAGGCCGGAGCCGAATTCTCCGTGTTTACCATGGGCGGCCTTATCGATGATGACATCGGCGCCCCGCGCCATTTCTGGTTTGTGCAGTGGGTGCGTAAACCAGATGATATCGCCTCTTTCACGAAACAACTGGATGAAAACCTGGGGGAACTCAACCGCCACTACAAAAACCGCCGCACCAGCATGGGAATCCACCCTCCGGTGATATTCAACCTCTCCAAGGATGCTCTTCACGAGTGGAGAGAAACCCATCAGGCGCTGCATGCGCAGACCAAAATGCCGCGCATCCTCGACGATGAGGAGCAGATTCTCCATATGGCCTCCCTGTGCCGCCGGTATCAGGAGGCCGAATCCCTGTAG
- a CDS encoding citrate/2-methylcitrate synthase, whose product MTSKNLENIDSEKYPHLNRGLEGIVAFTSTKSAINGEEGELIYAGYNIDTLAENATFEEVAFLLWNDRLPSQEELDDLNKKLIAERDLPQPVIDYLNSTNKEAEPMSVLRTAVSMLADFDEEILSSDPDANQRMAIRMTAKMPAVVAGFHRAREGKEILAPLKEGSTAHNFLYMLNGERPGESAEKMMDICLTIHAEHGMNASTFVARAICSTQSDIYSAVTGAIGSLKGPLHGGANTAVMNMLLKLDRDADVEAFIRDRLAAKEKVMGFGHRVYRTIDPRAKHLKRFSKQLAEETDTLYLYEWSETIQNVMKSEKGIDPNVDFFSATVYYSMGIKPDLYTAIFGMSRVTGWTAHFLEQMANNRLIRPRQLYLGDKNLPWTPIAER is encoded by the coding sequence ATGACCAGCAAAAATCTTGAAAACATTGACAGCGAAAAGTATCCTCACCTGAACAGGGGGCTGGAGGGGATTGTCGCTTTTACCTCTACCAAGAGCGCTATTAACGGCGAAGAGGGGGAGTTGATTTATGCAGGCTACAATATTGACACACTGGCTGAGAACGCCACATTTGAAGAGGTCGCCTTTCTGCTCTGGAACGACAGGCTGCCTTCACAGGAAGAGCTGGATGATCTTAACAAAAAGCTGATTGCCGAGCGGGATCTCCCGCAGCCGGTCATAGACTATCTGAACAGCACGAACAAGGAAGCGGAGCCGATGTCCGTACTGCGCACCGCCGTATCGATGCTGGCCGATTTTGATGAGGAAATCCTGTCCAGTGACCCTGACGCCAACCAGCGCATGGCCATCCGTATGACCGCAAAGATGCCGGCCGTTGTAGCGGGATTCCATCGTGCCAGGGAAGGCAAAGAGATTCTCGCTCCCCTGAAGGAGGGCAGCACCGCCCACAATTTCCTATACATGCTTAATGGAGAACGCCCGGGTGAGAGCGCCGAGAAGATGATGGACATCTGCCTGACCATCCATGCCGAGCACGGAATGAACGCATCCACGTTTGTCGCTCGCGCCATCTGTTCGACACAGTCCGACATCTACTCCGCGGTTACCGGCGCCATCGGATCGCTCAAAGGCCCCCTCCACGGAGGCGCGAACACCGCCGTTATGAACATGCTGCTTAAACTGGACCGTGACGCCGACGTCGAGGCCTTTATCAGGGATCGCCTGGCCGCCAAAGAGAAAGTCATGGGCTTCGGCCACCGGGTCTACCGCACCATCGATCCCCGCGCCAAGCACCTCAAAAGATTTTCAAAGCAGTTGGCCGAAGAAACCGATACCCTCTATCTGTACGAGTGGTCGGAAACCATCCAGAATGTGATGAAGAGTGAGAAAGGCATCGACCCGAATGTGGATTTCTTCTCGGCTACCGTTTACTATTCGATGGGGATTAAGCCTGACCTCTATACCGCCATCTTTGGCATGAGCAGGGTGACCGGCTGGACCGCTCACTTCCTGGAGCAAATGGCCAACAACCGGCTGATACGTCCGCGCCAGCTTTATCTGGGGGATAAGAACCTGCCCTGGACGCCAATAGCCGAACGTTAA